One genomic window of Mesorhizobium shangrilense includes the following:
- a CDS encoding acyl-CoA dehydrogenase family protein, with the protein MDYRDTPEEAEFRLSLRAWLKDNTIEGWRDLTEVADVRKLRKEWHRKLYAAGYMGLNWPVEYGGQGLSPIYDAILNDEAGKADTPPLPGMVNYLGRAIFTYGSEEQKKRFLPTLLNGEIQWCQGFSEPSAGSDLASLRTRAVREGDEYVVNGQKMWTSGAIHADWCLLLVRTDTSVAKHKGISCLLTPLEVPGVTVRPIVLHSGEPETAEVFFDDVRIPAENRIGEEGAGWKIAMTTVSYERGAADVGFISKLRRTITELEDAARERNLLGDQGIRRKLARAYVDCEALNWNVARQLSMRISGRAPGPEGSVGKLLWSRAAQGTMHAALDIFGADALTGAREEWLSDYFTSRPVSVYGGSSQIQKNILARMLDMPKG; encoded by the coding sequence ATGGACTATCGCGATACGCCGGAAGAAGCGGAGTTCCGCCTGAGCCTCCGCGCCTGGCTCAAGGACAATACGATCGAGGGCTGGCGTGACCTCACCGAGGTGGCGGACGTTCGCAAGCTGCGCAAGGAATGGCATCGCAAGCTCTATGCGGCGGGCTACATGGGGCTGAACTGGCCGGTGGAGTATGGCGGACAGGGCCTGTCGCCCATCTATGACGCCATCCTCAACGACGAAGCCGGCAAGGCCGATACGCCGCCGCTGCCGGGCATGGTGAACTATCTCGGGCGCGCCATCTTCACCTACGGCAGCGAGGAGCAGAAGAAGCGTTTCCTGCCCACCTTGCTCAATGGCGAGATCCAGTGGTGCCAGGGGTTCAGCGAGCCGAGTGCGGGCTCCGATCTGGCCTCGCTGCGCACCCGCGCGGTTCGTGAGGGCGACGAGTACGTCGTCAACGGCCAGAAGATGTGGACGAGCGGTGCGATCCATGCCGACTGGTGCCTGTTGCTGGTGCGCACGGATACGAGCGTGGCCAAGCACAAGGGGATTTCCTGCCTGCTGACGCCGCTCGAGGTTCCGGGCGTCACCGTGCGTCCCATCGTGCTGCACAGCGGCGAGCCGGAGACGGCGGAAGTCTTCTTCGACGACGTCAGGATCCCCGCGGAAAACCGCATCGGCGAAGAAGGCGCCGGCTGGAAGATCGCAATGACGACCGTTTCCTACGAGCGGGGCGCGGCCGACGTCGGGTTCATCTCCAAGCTGCGTCGCACGATCACCGAGCTCGAGGACGCCGCGCGTGAGCGCAATCTCCTTGGCGACCAGGGCATCCGCAGGAAGCTCGCGCGGGCCTATGTGGACTGCGAGGCGCTGAACTGGAACGTCGCGCGCCAGCTGTCGATGCGCATCAGCGGCCGCGCGCCGGGTCCTGAAGGGTCGGTCGGCAAGCTCCTGTGGTCGCGCGCCGCCCAGGGCACCATGCATGCGGCGCTCGACATCTTCGGTGCGGACGCCCTGACCGGCGCGCGGGAAGAGTGGCTGTCCGACTACTTCACCTCGCGTCCGGTGAGCGTCTACGGGGGATCGTCGCAGATCCAGAAGAACATCCTCGCGCGCATGCTGGACATGCCGAAAGGCTGA